A single genomic interval of Candidatus Bipolaricaulis anaerobius harbors:
- the serS gene encoding serine--tRNA ligase, with the protein MLDLRLIRSDPQGVLARLRRRDPTLDLAPLLALDEERRSLSQRADDLRRQQNEASERIAALGRDGRPAERDPVLAKMRAVAAERKEVEARLQVVEQELEAQLLSLPNLPHESVPEGMKEEKVILRTFGEKPKFAFPPEHHVALAQNLGLLDLERAAKVTGARFPMYVGAGARLEFALLHWMFELHVREHGYTPVLPPILANRPSFVTSGQFPKFASEVYACPDDDLYLNPTAEALLVNLHRDEILAESDLPRRYVAYTPCFRREAGAYGEEQRGLIRVHQFNKVELFHYTTPEDSYAALDEIVRQAETILQRLGLHYRVALLPAGDLAQQAAKTVDVEVWLPGQDRYYEVSSCSNCEEYQARRGNIRYRPADGGKPRFVHTLNGSALATSRLFAALLEQNQQRDGTVVLPPLLADLLGQRSLG; encoded by the coding sequence ATGCTCGACTTACGTCTCATCCGCAGCGATCCCCAAGGGGTCCTTGCTCGGCTCCGCCGCCGCGATCCCACGCTCGACCTCGCCCCGCTCCTCGCCCTCGATGAGGAGCGGCGCTCCCTCTCCCAGAGAGCGGATGACCTCCGCCGACAGCAGAACGAAGCCTCGGAGCGGATCGCCGCCCTCGGACGGGATGGTCGCCCCGCGGAGCGGGATCCGGTGCTGGCGAAGATGCGCGCGGTGGCCGCGGAGCGGAAGGAGGTCGAGGCCCGCCTCCAGGTGGTGGAGCAGGAGCTCGAAGCCCAGCTCCTCTCCCTCCCCAACCTCCCCCACGAGTCGGTCCCGGAGGGGATGAAGGAGGAGAAGGTCATCCTCCGCACGTTCGGGGAGAAACCGAAATTCGCGTTCCCCCCCGAGCACCATGTCGCCCTCGCCCAGAATCTAGGGCTCCTCGACCTGGAGCGAGCGGCCAAGGTCACCGGCGCGCGGTTCCCGATGTATGTAGGGGCGGGAGCGCGCCTTGAGTTCGCCCTCCTCCACTGGATGTTCGAGCTCCACGTGCGCGAACATGGCTACACCCCGGTCCTCCCCCCCATCCTCGCCAACCGGCCGTCGTTCGTGACCTCGGGCCAGTTCCCGAAGTTCGCGTCTGAGGTCTACGCTTGCCCCGACGATGACCTCTACCTCAACCCAACCGCGGAGGCCCTCCTCGTCAACCTCCACCGGGACGAGATCCTCGCCGAAAGTGACCTCCCGCGACGCTACGTCGCCTACACCCCCTGCTTCCGCCGCGAGGCGGGGGCGTACGGGGAGGAACAGCGGGGGCTGATCCGCGTCCACCAGTTCAACAAGGTCGAGCTGTTCCACTACACAACCCCGGAGGATTCCTACGCTGCCCTCGACGAGATCGTGCGCCAGGCGGAGACGATCCTGCAGAGGCTCGGGCTCCACTACCGGGTCGCCCTCCTCCCGGCAGGGGACCTCGCTCAGCAGGCGGCGAAGACGGTGGACGTCGAGGTGTGGCTCCCCGGCCAGGACCGCTACTACGAGGTCTCGTCCTGCTCGAACTGCGAGGAGTACCAGGCCCGGCGGGGGAACATCCGCTACCGACCCGCCGACGGGGGCAAGCCCCGGTTCGTTCACACCCTGAACGGCTCGGCCCTCGCCACGTCGCGCCTGTTCGCGGCGCTCCTCGAGCAGAACCAGCAGCGAGACGGGACCGTGGTCCTCCCCCCCCTCCTCGCCGATCTCCTCGGGCAGCGGAGCCTCGGCTAG
- a CDS encoding peptidoglycan D,D-transpeptidase FtsI family protein, whose amino-acid sequence MVGRLVQLQVVEHDHWATVAQQIQEDVLEIPAQRGPIYDRNGVPLAYDVPAYEIALDGYLLTKPELLISLLVRELGMSSEEAKDKVYRTAYFTWLARGVDYEVGQRIRAQAESLGIKGLLFFDSWKRAYPQGPLALAVLGVVGVDGNGLAGMELLFDEELSGRPRRMRLLRGPGGQIYDLWEEDPGAAGKPLHLTLDARIQWVCEREVARGMGTYPGAERGFALVMDPGTGEVLALAHGPAVDPARPDPALLHPWSVTHVFEPGSVFKALVGLAAFDQGVTAPEESFSGDSPILVQGAAVQNARGKSYGTITFRRAMAQSVNTVLVQVAQRLGTARTHAYLARMGFGEKTGIELPGEVNGILNPPEKWTELDLAVTSFGQGIAVTGIQLGAAFSALANGGTLFRPRLLPGPAEVRGQVASPDACRTMREVLRYAVNPDPNGDPSLGTAADVPGFGVAGKTGTAEMALPGRGYVADHVTTGMASFFPWDDPQYMVLVVYQTSTNPEFWSGSTAVPSVGEIVRGMAQLGIVRPYAPTTALGRSG is encoded by the coding sequence GTGGTCGGTCGCCTCGTCCAGCTCCAGGTGGTGGAACACGACCACTGGGCGACCGTGGCCCAACAGATCCAAGAGGACGTGCTCGAGATCCCCGCTCAGCGCGGCCCGATCTACGATCGAAACGGTGTTCCCCTCGCCTACGACGTCCCCGCCTACGAGATCGCGCTCGATGGCTACCTCCTCACCAAGCCCGAACTCCTGATCAGCCTCCTCGTCCGCGAGCTCGGGATGTCCTCGGAAGAGGCGAAGGACAAGGTGTACCGCACGGCGTACTTCACCTGGCTCGCGCGGGGGGTGGACTACGAGGTCGGGCAGAGGATCCGGGCCCAGGCGGAGAGTCTGGGGATCAAGGGCCTTCTCTTCTTCGACTCCTGGAAGCGGGCCTACCCGCAGGGGCCGTTGGCCCTGGCCGTGCTCGGGGTGGTGGGGGTGGATGGGAACGGGCTTGCCGGGATGGAACTCCTCTTCGACGAGGAGCTATCGGGCCGGCCGCGGCGGATGCGCCTCCTCCGCGGTCCTGGTGGGCAGATCTACGACCTATGGGAAGAGGATCCCGGCGCAGCGGGGAAGCCCCTTCACCTCACCCTCGATGCGCGCATCCAGTGGGTTTGCGAGCGGGAGGTCGCGCGCGGCATGGGGACGTACCCGGGGGCCGAGCGCGGGTTTGCCCTGGTGATGGACCCCGGCACGGGCGAGGTCCTCGCCCTCGCCCATGGCCCGGCGGTGGACCCGGCGCGCCCCGATCCGGCGCTCCTCCATCCGTGGTCGGTCACGCACGTGTTCGAGCCGGGGTCCGTGTTCAAGGCCCTCGTCGGCCTCGCAGCGTTCGACCAAGGCGTGACCGCCCCCGAGGAGTCCTTCTCCGGCGACTCGCCGATCCTCGTCCAAGGGGCCGCAGTGCAGAACGCCCGCGGGAAGAGCTACGGGACGATCACGTTCCGTCGGGCGATGGCGCAGTCCGTGAACACCGTGCTCGTCCAGGTGGCCCAGAGGCTGGGGACCGCGCGCACCCACGCCTACCTCGCCCGGATGGGGTTCGGCGAGAAGACGGGGATCGAGCTCCCCGGCGAGGTGAACGGGATCCTCAACCCGCCCGAGAAGTGGACCGAGCTCGACCTGGCCGTGACTTCATTCGGGCAAGGGATCGCCGTGACCGGGATCCAGCTCGGAGCAGCGTTTTCGGCGCTGGCGAACGGGGGGACCCTCTTCCGCCCGCGCCTCCTCCCCGGGCCGGCCGAGGTGCGGGGGCAGGTCGCCTCGCCCGACGCCTGTCGCACGATGCGCGAGGTCCTCCGCTACGCGGTGAACCCCGACCCGAACGGGGATCCCAGCCTCGGCACCGCCGCCGACGTCCCGGGGTTCGGGGTCGCGGGGAAGACGGGCACAGCCGAGATGGCCCTCCCCGGGAGGGGCTACGTCGCTGACCACGTCACAACCGGGATGGCCTCGTTCTTCCCGTGGGACGATCCGCAGTACATGGTCCTCGTCGTGTACCAGACCTCGACCAACCCCGAGTTCTGGAGTGGCTCGACCGCCGTCCCGAGCGTGGGGGAGATCGTGCGGGGGATGGCCCAGCTTGGGATCGTGCGCCCCTACGCCCCGACGACCGCGCTCGGCCGGTCCGGGTAG
- the glgA gene encoding glycogen synthase GlgA — MRVLFVSAEVAPYAKVGGLGDVAAALPRALADLGVEIAVVTPKYRMVTERAGNLTPVATFPVAVGGEVRTCQAFRGSLSRSEVPLYALGCDPLFDRPGIYGEGGGGYPDELERFAFLARAALDLGPASGWLPDVVHANDWHTALIPVYLRAELAAPARSVLTIHNLAYQGSFPRARGENLGLNSVGWQLVTRGDQINLLQGGIQAADWITTVSPSYAREILTQGEGLEEVLRARRDQLTGILNGIDTVVWDPSSDPHLWAPYSAADPSGKYENKRSLQTALGLAPADGPLVAMVSRLAEQKGFDLVLTAFERMMALGIQFVVLGEGDPRYASFFRGAERRYPGRVRALIQFSEEWAHRIEAGADLFLMPSRFEPAGLNQLYSLRYGTVPVVRATGGLSDTIHDYDPVTDSGNGFTFTDYTAEAMLSALSRAVRLWRSDRGAWRRLMVRGMGEDHSWAVPARQYCALYERVLAGRIPRLTEP; from the coding sequence ATGCGCGTTCTGTTCGTTTCCGCAGAGGTGGCCCCGTATGCCAAGGTGGGGGGGTTGGGGGATGTCGCGGCTGCCCTGCCGCGGGCCCTGGCCGACCTCGGGGTGGAGATCGCGGTGGTAACCCCGAAGTACCGCATGGTGACGGAGAGGGCGGGGAATCTCACCCCCGTCGCGACCTTCCCCGTCGCCGTGGGGGGCGAGGTACGGACCTGCCAGGCGTTCCGAGGTTCTCTCTCCCGAAGCGAGGTCCCGCTGTACGCCCTGGGGTGCGATCCCTTGTTCGACCGCCCGGGGATCTACGGCGAGGGAGGCGGGGGTTACCCCGATGAGCTGGAACGGTTCGCGTTTCTGGCGCGGGCCGCGCTCGACCTCGGTCCGGCCAGTGGGTGGCTTCCCGACGTGGTCCACGCCAACGATTGGCACACCGCCCTCATCCCGGTGTACCTCCGCGCGGAACTGGCTGCTCCGGCGAGATCGGTGCTCACAATCCACAACCTCGCCTACCAGGGATCGTTCCCGCGGGCGAGGGGAGAGAACCTTGGCCTGAACAGCGTCGGCTGGCAACTCGTGACGAGAGGGGACCAGATCAACCTCCTCCAGGGCGGGATCCAGGCCGCGGATTGGATCACCACCGTTTCCCCGTCCTACGCGCGCGAGATCCTCACTCAGGGCGAGGGGCTGGAGGAGGTCCTCCGCGCGAGGCGGGACCAGCTCACCGGGATCCTGAACGGGATCGACACCGTCGTGTGGGATCCTAGCTCGGATCCCCACCTGTGGGCTCCCTACTCGGCGGCGGACCCGAGCGGAAAGTACGAGAACAAGCGGTCCCTCCAAACCGCGCTGGGCCTCGCCCCGGCGGACGGCCCGCTCGTCGCGATGGTGTCCCGCCTCGCTGAGCAGAAGGGGTTCGATCTCGTCCTCACGGCGTTCGAGCGGATGATGGCTCTCGGGATCCAATTCGTCGTCCTGGGGGAGGGGGATCCCCGGTACGCCTCGTTCTTCCGGGGCGCGGAGCGGCGCTACCCGGGGCGCGTGCGGGCCCTCATCCAGTTCTCCGAAGAGTGGGCCCATCGCATCGAGGCGGGGGCGGACCTGTTCCTCATGCCGTCGCGGTTCGAGCCCGCTGGTCTGAACCAGCTCTACTCCCTCCGCTATGGCACGGTGCCGGTCGTCCGCGCCACGGGCGGGCTCAGCGATACGATCCACGACTACGATCCGGTCACGGATTCGGGGAACGGGTTCACCTTCACCGACTACACGGCGGAGGCGATGCTGTCCGCCCTCAGCCGAGCGGTGCGCCTGTGGCGCTCCGATCGCGGGGCCTGGCGACGGCTGATGGTGCGCGGGATGGGCGAGGACCACTCCTGGGCCGTCCCGGCTCGGCAATACTGCGCCCTGTACGAGCGCGTTCTGGCCGGGAGAATTCCGCGCTTGACGGAACCGTGA
- the rsmH gene encoding 16S rRNA (cytosine(1402)-N(4))-methyltransferase RsmH, with amino-acid sequence MAGSGQWHEPVLVAEVVRFLAPAPAALIVDATVGTGGHAEALLARGARVIGIDQDPAALDRARERLRPYTDRVQLLPGNFRDLPALVPPVPRVDGVLFDLGASSLQFDSPERGFSFLAAGPLDMRMDPTAPVTAADLVNRLPEAELARILWEYGEERYARRIARAIVQQRPLRTTTELARLVACLYPPGRHRIHPATRTFQALRIAVNDELGALEAGLAGAVRLLAPGGVLCVISFQSLEDRIVKHFLRREALTGRLEVLTKKPLRPGEDEVGRNPRARSAKLRAARVREVGPGLVSCP; translated from the coding sequence GTGGCCGGCTCAGGGCAATGGCATGAACCGGTGCTGGTCGCGGAAGTGGTGCGCTTCCTTGCCCCCGCCCCGGCGGCGCTCATCGTGGACGCGACGGTCGGGACCGGGGGGCATGCGGAAGCTCTCCTCGCCCGAGGGGCGAGGGTGATCGGCATCGACCAGGATCCCGCAGCCCTCGACCGGGCCCGGGAGAGGCTGAGGCCGTACACGGATCGGGTTCAACTCCTCCCCGGGAACTTCCGCGATCTCCCCGCGCTCGTCCCGCCCGTTCCCCGAGTGGACGGGGTCCTGTTCGACCTCGGCGCATCATCGCTCCAGTTCGACTCCCCGGAGCGCGGGTTCTCCTTCCTGGCCGCCGGGCCATTGGACATGCGGATGGATCCCACCGCCCCTGTCACGGCCGCCGACCTCGTCAATCGCCTCCCGGAGGCGGAACTGGCCCGCATCCTCTGGGAGTACGGCGAGGAGCGGTACGCGCGGCGGATCGCGCGGGCGATCGTCCAGCAGCGGCCCCTTCGCACCACCACCGAGCTCGCCCGTCTCGTGGCGTGCCTCTACCCCCCCGGTCGCCACCGCATCCACCCCGCGACGCGGACGTTCCAGGCGCTGCGGATCGCGGTGAACGACGAGCTGGGGGCGCTCGAGGCGGGTCTCGCCGGGGCGGTGCGTCTTCTCGCCCCGGGCGGGGTTCTGTGTGTGATCTCGTTTCAGTCGCTTGAAGACCGGATCGTGAAGCACTTCCTCCGGCGGGAGGCCCTCACCGGGCGGCTGGAGGTCCTCACCAAGAAGCCGCTTCGGCCGGGGGAGGATGAGGTGGGCCGCAATCCTCGTGCCCGGTCGGCCAAGCTCCGCGCGGCGCGGGTGCGCGAGGTGGGCCCAGGCTTGGTCAGCTGTCCGTGA
- a CDS encoding MBL fold metallo-hydrolase, with amino-acid sequence MRICALGSGSAGNVLLVEGPRGALLVDAGLPWREIEARSARAGMSLAGLKWVLLTHEHADHVRGLDPLLRRGVRVAASTGTLRALGIEGTALGPGIELEGIHIFPFPIPHDAREPVGLRLEANGSRIGIATDLGQITDTVLSALSTCQTVALEANHDVPLLLAGPYPWPLKLRILGPEGHLANEETGRTIRLLGSGLEQVLLAHLSAENNTPALALETVARAVDGWGGLLYLTYPDRPSAVVGA; translated from the coding sequence TTGAGAATCTGCGCGCTGGGAAGCGGATCCGCGGGGAACGTCCTCCTCGTGGAGGGGCCCCGGGGGGCGCTTCTCGTGGATGCTGGGCTCCCCTGGCGGGAGATCGAGGCCCGCTCCGCGCGGGCGGGGATGAGCCTCGCAGGGCTGAAGTGGGTCCTCCTCACCCACGAGCATGCGGATCACGTGCGGGGCCTCGATCCCCTCCTCCGGCGCGGGGTGCGGGTGGCGGCGAGCACGGGCACGTTGCGGGCCCTGGGGATCGAGGGGACCGCGCTCGGGCCAGGGATCGAGCTTGAGGGGATCCACATCTTCCCGTTCCCAATCCCCCATGACGCGCGGGAGCCGGTTGGGCTCAGGCTGGAGGCGAACGGGTCGCGGATCGGGATCGCCACCGACCTCGGGCAGATTACGGACACCGTTCTCTCCGCGCTTTCGACGTGCCAGACGGTGGCCCTGGAGGCAAACCACGACGTCCCCCTCCTCCTCGCCGGGCCCTACCCGTGGCCCCTGAAGCTACGGATCCTCGGCCCGGAGGGGCATCTCGCGAACGAGGAAACCGGCCGGACGATCCGCCTGCTGGGGAGTGGGCTAGAGCAAGTCCTCCTCGCCCACCTCTCCGCGGAGAACAACACGCCCGCGCTGGCGCTGGAGACGGTGGCGCGGGCCGTGGATGGGTGGGGAGGGCTCCTCTACCTGACCTACCCGGACCGGCCGAGCGCGGTCGTCGGGGCGTAG
- a CDS encoding MBL fold metallo-hydrolase, with protein MKAILYSKALYSTWIYYAPDRILFDCGEGVSSCLENRVFAIKHVFLSHGHADHISGLMSLINIRNNAMGDHEKELRIHYPAGSHFVSELIHYFARTNRNLQYDLEWIPLQAGDRVTLLAGRMPRFIEAFGTIHARGEPSLGYNVCEVRRRLRPEFRDLAQEEIVALVRAGKRDEISEEYTQYLISYGGDSVPLNPTSVRGTEVLCHEATFLAEEDRKEYKHATLWEAVEVARKAEVEKELIVYHLSSRYRGELTAVAREIEGMGLPFKVRLIPPGELVEIE; from the coding sequence ATGAAGGCGATCCTTTACTCGAAGGCGCTCTACTCGACGTGGATCTACTACGCCCCGGACCGGATCCTGTTCGACTGCGGGGAGGGCGTGAGCTCGTGCCTCGAGAACCGGGTGTTCGCGATCAAGCACGTCTTTCTCTCCCACGGTCATGCCGATCACATCTCGGGCCTGATGAGCCTCATCAACATCCGCAACAACGCGATGGGGGATCATGAGAAGGAGCTCCGCATCCATTATCCGGCGGGGAGCCATTTCGTATCGGAGCTCATCCACTACTTCGCCCGTACGAACCGCAATCTCCAGTACGACCTGGAATGGATCCCCCTCCAGGCCGGCGATCGGGTGACCCTCCTCGCCGGACGGATGCCCCGCTTCATCGAAGCGTTCGGGACGATCCACGCCCGCGGTGAGCCATCGCTCGGGTACAACGTGTGCGAGGTTCGGCGGCGCCTTAGGCCCGAGTTTCGCGATCTGGCCCAGGAGGAGATCGTGGCCCTCGTCCGCGCGGGGAAGCGGGATGAGATCTCCGAGGAGTACACGCAGTACCTCATCTCCTACGGCGGGGACTCGGTTCCCCTCAACCCAACGTCGGTTCGAGGGACAGAGGTCCTCTGCCACGAGGCGACGTTCCTTGCCGAGGAGGACCGGAAGGAGTACAAACACGCGACCCTGTGGGAGGCAGTGGAGGTCGCCCGCAAGGCGGAGGTCGAGAAGGAACTGATCGTGTACCACCTCTCCAGCCGGTACCGGGGAGAGCTCACCGCCGTCGCCCGCGAGATCGAGGGGATGGGCCTTCCGTTCAAGGTCCGCCTCATCCCACCGGGCGAGCTGGTCGAGATCGAGTGA
- the gabT gene encoding 4-aminobutyrate--2-oxoglutarate transaminase: protein MARKYIRVTTEIPGPKSKAALFRKERYVAKPLAPLAPFCAARADGPVVEDLDGNRFLDFSGGWGVMNVGHNHPKVVAAVQEQAALTLHTDFTSVPYEPYVDLAKRLAELAPGPTPKKCAFFNSGAEAIENAVKISRVATGRKAVLVFDYAFHGRTLLTMTMTHRAIPYKAGFGPYAPDVYRLPYPYPYRSPIAMAAIERRMLSLVDPQEVACVVVEPVIGEGGFIVPPPEFLPFLRELCDRHGFLLVADEVQCGVGRTGRFFACEHAGIEPDLICVAKSIAGGLPLSAVVGKAEVMDAPIPGSLGSTYGGNPVACAAALAVLDVIQEEGLLARADHIGEVLMRELRALERTYPVIGDVRGLGAMVGIELVRDRKSREPAPEETKRVQGEALKRGVIFPTAGLYGNVVRFLVPLTIPDDALLEGIAVLGEAFAAAAK, encoded by the coding sequence ATGGCACGCAAGTACATCCGAGTGACGACCGAGATCCCTGGCCCGAAGTCCAAGGCGGCGCTGTTCCGCAAGGAGAGGTACGTCGCCAAACCCCTCGCCCCCCTGGCGCCGTTCTGCGCGGCGCGCGCCGATGGCCCTGTGGTGGAGGATCTGGATGGGAACAGGTTCCTCGACTTCTCGGGCGGGTGGGGGGTGATGAACGTCGGGCACAACCACCCCAAGGTCGTGGCCGCGGTCCAGGAGCAAGCTGCGCTGACCCTGCACACGGATTTCACCTCTGTCCCCTACGAGCCGTACGTGGACCTGGCGAAGAGGCTAGCGGAGCTCGCCCCGGGGCCGACCCCGAAGAAGTGTGCGTTCTTCAACTCCGGCGCCGAAGCCATCGAGAACGCGGTCAAGATCTCCCGCGTCGCCACGGGGCGCAAGGCGGTGCTCGTGTTCGACTACGCGTTCCACGGGCGAACCCTCCTCACGATGACGATGACCCACCGGGCGATCCCGTACAAGGCGGGGTTCGGGCCGTACGCCCCGGACGTGTACCGGCTGCCCTATCCCTACCCGTACCGGTCCCCGATCGCGATGGCGGCGATCGAACGGCGGATGCTGTCGCTCGTGGACCCCCAGGAAGTGGCGTGTGTGGTCGTGGAGCCGGTGATCGGGGAAGGGGGGTTCATCGTCCCCCCGCCCGAGTTCCTCCCCTTCCTGCGCGAGCTCTGTGATCGGCATGGGTTCCTCCTCGTGGCGGACGAGGTCCAGTGTGGGGTCGGGCGGACGGGGCGGTTCTTCGCCTGCGAGCATGCCGGAATCGAGCCAGACCTGATCTGTGTGGCGAAGTCCATCGCCGGGGGCCTGCCTCTGTCCGCGGTGGTCGGGAAAGCCGAGGTCATGGATGCCCCCATCCCCGGCTCGCTCGGATCCACCTACGGCGGGAACCCGGTGGCGTGCGCGGCGGCCCTTGCCGTGCTCGACGTGATCCAGGAGGAAGGGCTCCTCGCCCGCGCTGACCACATCGGGGAGGTCCTGATGCGCGAGCTCCGGGCCCTCGAGCGCACCTACCCCGTGATCGGCGATGTGCGGGGGCTGGGGGCGATGGTCGGGATCGAGCTCGTCCGCGACCGCAAGTCCCGCGAGCCGGCCCCTGAGGAGACGAAGCGCGTCCAAGGCGAGGCCCTGAAACGCGGGGTGATCTTCCCTACCGCTGGCCTGTACGGGAACGTGGTCCGATTCCTCGTGCCCCTCACGATCCCCGACGACGCCCTCCTTGAGGGGATCGCCGTCCTCGGGGAGGCGTTCGCCGCCGCGGCGAAGTAG
- a CDS encoding right-handed parallel beta-helix repeat-containing protein, whose translation MRKLTVMLVAMALGTAIAWGQGWAPHGPIYIYGDAQFTWENGVVKGAGTPEDPYIIEGWIIDTRGHDYGIYVDGTRAHFVIRDCQIRYPLEKAGILLSNVRNGRIEGTAVFGGRVGIHLLVTSGTVITGNAIGYCDHGIVLGPAAQGNTIYGNSIVNCGFPARTEGVPNQWFKDGRGNYWSDYRGTDLDKNGIGDTPYELVPDLYPLMEPPVSLPAGATRLSTLDLAALGERGIVALAPGTLVRLVATDIGVGVDKIFYRLDEGQWLTYGDPFPLPDRAMVRMEYYAVDKLGNQERTKQLVIYLDIEPPVTRIVADGPHYFAPDGKLWITSRTKLELRADDASGMANIFYRIEGGDWRSYTEPFMVPGPEGPYRIEYYALDLYGNREGVQTAILWKDDSAPATEPAAGGKAPFEVGGTGRDEAPTLTPAPAPEPELEPEPEPTPEPPAPTLAFRVTLTSISLLEEPGGEGTWTLTYSLNGEEKEIVREELPLVLYTGEEKHLSLTLRAKEGDEHPDVGEHTLTLAAPWTLASYDLEIPVYVGSDPASALLGVWRFTVEVTEDR comes from the coding sequence ATGCGTAAGTTGACCGTGATGCTGGTAGCGATGGCCCTTGGCACGGCCATCGCTTGGGGCCAAGGATGGGCGCCCCACGGGCCGATCTACATCTACGGTGATGCCCAGTTCACCTGGGAGAACGGGGTCGTCAAGGGTGCCGGCACACCGGAGGACCCCTACATCATCGAGGGGTGGATCATCGATACCCGCGGCCACGACTACGGGATTTACGTGGACGGGACGCGGGCCCATTTCGTGATCCGCGACTGCCAGATCCGCTACCCGCTCGAGAAGGCGGGGATCCTCCTCTCCAACGTGCGGAACGGGAGGATCGAGGGCACGGCCGTGTTCGGGGGCCGGGTGGGGATCCACCTCCTCGTCACCTCGGGGACCGTCATCACCGGGAACGCGATCGGGTACTGCGATCACGGGATCGTCCTCGGGCCGGCGGCCCAGGGGAACACGATCTACGGGAACAGCATCGTGAACTGCGGGTTCCCCGCCCGCACGGAGGGCGTCCCGAACCAGTGGTTCAAGGACGGCCGCGGCAACTACTGGTCCGACTACCGCGGTACCGACCTCGATAAGAACGGGATCGGGGATACCCCGTACGAACTCGTCCCCGACCTGTACCCGCTCATGGAGCCGCCGGTGAGCCTCCCCGCGGGGGCGACCCGTCTGAGCACCCTGGACCTCGCGGCGCTCGGGGAGCGGGGCATCGTCGCCCTCGCCCCGGGGACCCTCGTGCGGCTTGTCGCCACCGACATCGGGGTCGGTGTGGACAAGATCTTCTACCGCCTCGACGAGGGGCAGTGGCTGACCTACGGCGACCCGTTCCCGCTCCCCGACCGGGCGATGGTGCGGATGGAGTACTACGCCGTGGACAAGCTCGGGAACCAGGAGAGGACGAAACAGCTTGTCATCTACCTCGACATCGAACCCCCGGTGACGCGGATCGTGGCGGACGGCCCCCACTACTTCGCCCCGGACGGGAAGCTGTGGATCACGTCGCGGACGAAGCTCGAGCTCAGAGCAGACGACGCATCCGGGATGGCCAACATCTTCTACCGGATCGAGGGCGGCGACTGGCGGTCCTACACTGAACCGTTCATGGTCCCCGGACCGGAGGGGCCGTACCGGATCGAGTACTACGCGCTCGACCTCTACGGGAACCGGGAGGGCGTGCAGACGGCGATCCTGTGGAAGGATGACTCCGCGCCGGCCACCGAACCCGCGGCAGGAGGGAAGGCCCCTTTTGAGGTAGGGGGGACAGGCCGCGACGAGGCCCCGACGCTCACCCCTGCGCCCGCTCCGGAGCCAGAGCTAGAGCCCGAACCAGAGCCGACGCCTGAGCCCCCCGCTCCAACCCTTGCGTTCCGCGTCACCCTCACCTCGATCTCCCTCCTTGAGGAACCGGGGGGGGAGGGAACGTGGACCCTCACTTACTCCCTGAACGGGGAGGAGAAGGAGATCGTTCGGGAAGAGCTCCCCCTCGTCCTCTACACGGGCGAAGAGAAGCACCTCTCCCTCACCCTGCGGGCGAAGGAGGGCGATGAACACCCCGATGTAGGGGAACACACCCTGACCCTCGCGGCGCCGTGGACCCTCGCCTCCTACGACCTGGAGATCCCGGTGTACGTGGGCAGTGACCCTGCGTCCGCCCTCCTTGGGGTGTGGCGGTTCACGGTGGAAGTGACCGAGGACCGCTGA
- a CDS encoding slipin family protein codes for MALGIIIAVIVLFLISAIKVVREYERGVIFRLGRLVGAKGPGLFLIIPIVDKMVKVDLRTITLDVPPQEVITRDNVPVSVNAVVYFRVLDPQAAVVEVLDFIEATRQISMTTLRSVLGRVELDDILSERDKVNRELQQIIDEHTDPWGIKVSTVEVKDVKIPTEMQRAIARQAEAERERRSKVINAEGEFQAAEKLREAAAIMLEAPGALQLRYLQTLSEISTENATTIVFPVPIELLDALHGRSQG; via the coding sequence ATGGCGCTAGGGATTATCATCGCGGTGATCGTGCTGTTCCTAATTAGCGCGATCAAGGTCGTTCGGGAGTACGAGCGGGGGGTCATCTTCCGCCTAGGCCGCCTCGTCGGGGCGAAGGGGCCAGGGCTGTTCCTCATCATTCCCATCGTGGACAAGATGGTGAAGGTGGACCTGCGCACGATCACCCTCGACGTGCCGCCCCAGGAGGTGATCACCCGCGACAACGTCCCCGTCAGCGTGAACGCGGTGGTGTACTTCCGCGTGCTGGACCCCCAGGCGGCAGTGGTGGAGGTCCTCGACTTCATCGAGGCCACCCGCCAGATCTCGATGACCACGCTCCGTTCTGTGCTCGGGAGGGTAGAGCTGGACGACATCCTCTCCGAACGGGACAAGGTGAACCGTGAGCTCCAACAGATCATTGACGAGCACACCGATCCGTGGGGGATCAAGGTGAGCACGGTCGAGGTGAAGGACGTGAAGATCCCAACCGAGATGCAGCGGGCGATTGCCCGGCAGGCGGAGGCGGAGCGGGAGCGGCGGAGCAAGGTCATCAACGCCGAAGGGGAGTTCCAGGCTGCGGAGAAGCTGCGGGAGGCGGCGGCGATCATGCTCGAGGCCCCGGGGGCGCTTCAACTCAGGTATCTTCAGACCCTGTCGGAGATCTCCACCGAGAACGCGACCACGATCGTGTTCCCTGTTCCGATCGAGCTCCTCGACGCGCTGCACGGGCGCAGCCAGGGTTGA